One Paralichthys olivaceus isolate ysfri-2021 chromosome 21, ASM2471397v2, whole genome shotgun sequence genomic window carries:
- the slc38a10 gene encoding solute carrier family 38 member 10 isoform X7 yields MVVSSFKHGLLSGWWLSQVNVVRWEGVFRCLPICGMAFACQSQVLPTYDSLDEPSVKRMSTIFTSALNVVTIFYITVGFFGYVSFTENIAGNVLMNFPSNLVTEMIRVGFMMSVAVGFPMMILPCRQAINTMLFEQQQKDGTFAAGGYMPPLRFKMITLCIVFGTMLGGILIPNVETILGLTGATMGSLICFICPALIYRKIQKKSFIAQLVLCVGLGILLISTFTTLSISASSPGTKVQAPSPRAPVKNNQPLPDPHEPHDNPPNKKPVEIEKPDLPAAAGVQPVARDQAEPPQIKGPVELPEGKKGEEVQLDRPDAGVAVPEGEAHRHEPPIPHDEVKIDTRKEVKKQNDGGGVDEAPKRDGERGLVEPGKVDDKVENPKPAEDVVRKEEVDLGGGEVLSNELLENPEEDGGKKQNVPLPKEGEKLDSVKDLAANAVGAANQAAVVKVGKVSDAAGKSQPLEGEPHPAADAAADSKDTADEKMEVIKKLVAEGQLDHAVLLQVIKEQQEQHKRLLDQQEKLLAVIEEQHKEIHQKIPAGAAEGEAEKGFQEHLEVMEGGAAKPKDSGPVPELKPAKEAAGAEAGVPQGGVVQNQAQAVDKVAVAGTPKAVVPAAYKEDSHVSPGGEGQKQIELGARGVPLGKKRSDDHQPVIKNDPAAQLKDEEKLLDNENQINVKQIEKEVQARVEKERLEREEKEKLVKEKERAESERIEKEVQARVEKERLEREEKEKLVKEQQLEKERLEKERIEKEVQARVENERLDRERRDKLAREQELEKERAEREKQQKAAEIQKADNELLERMRKEKEAEEARERLAQLKPAIEEAEKAAVQGPEREDGEALMKGGRDLKEKVAAQPSPREGAEDRAVKSEAHPQGSHEKVRDQGEMDLRRRRRAVGPKEAGGPPEDTGASRGVPGLEPLLQLGGSNLHAALEEQLLAGAMVHSRQIKQASEDERAK; encoded by the exons GCAGGTGCTGCCGACCTACGACAGCCTGGACGAGCCGTCCGTCAAACGCATGAGCACCATCTTCACCTCCGCCCTCAATGTAGTCACCATCTTCTACATCACC GTGGGGTTCTTTGGCTACGTCAGCTTCACAGAAAACATTGCAGGCAACGTGCTGATGAATTTCCCCTCCAACCTGGTGACAGAAATGATCCGCGTGGGATTCATGATGTCCGTGGCGGTCGGATTCCCGATGATGATCTTACCGTGTCGCCAGGCCATCAACACCATGCTTTTTGAACAGCAG CAGAAGGATGGGACATTTGCTGCCGGGGGATACATGCCCCCTCTGCGCTTCAAGATGATCACCCTCTGCATCGTGTTTGGTACCATGCTGGGAGGCATTCTGATTCCAAACG TGGAAACCATTCTAGGTCTGACTGGAGCCACCATGGGCAGTCTCATCTGCTTCATATGCCCTGCTCTCATCTACAGGAAAATCCAGAAGAAAAGCTTCATCGCTCAG TTGGTGCTTTGTGTGGGTTTGGGCATCCTGCTGATCAGCACCTTTACCACTCTCTCCATTTCGGCAAGCAGCCCTGGCACCAAGGTCCAGGCCCCTTCTCCTCGAGCTCCTGTCAAGAACAACCAGCCACTTCCGGACCCCCATGAACCGCACG acAATCCTCCTAACAAGAAGCCAGTGGAAATTGAAAAGCCTGACCTCCCAGCTGCAGCAGGGGTCCAACCTGTGGCGAGGGACCAGGCCGAGCCCCCCCAGATTAAAGGACCAGTGGAATTACCTGAGGGGAAGAAGGGGGAGGAGGTGCAGTTGGACCGACCTGATGCTG GTGTTGCGGTGCCAGAGGGAGAGGCCCATCGCCACGAACCACCCATCCCTCATGACGAGGTCAAAATAGACACAAGAAAAGAGGTCAAGAAACAgaatgatggaggaggagtAGATGAAGCACCCAAAAGAGATGGAGAGCGTGGTTTGGTGGAGCCTGGGAAGGTAGACGACAAGGTAGAGAACCCAAAGCCTGCAGAGGATGTTGtgaggaaagaggaggtggaTTTGGGTGGAGGTGAAGTCTTGTCCAATGAGCTGCTGGAGAACCCAGAGGAAGACGGAGGAAAGAAACAGAACGTTCCCCTGCCAAAGGAAGGGGAGAAGTTAGATTCTGTGAAAGATCTGGCAGCGAATGCAGTCGGTGCAGCCAATCAAGCTGCGGTGGTAAAAGTGGGCAAAGTTTCAGATGCTGCAGGGAAAT CTCAGCCTCTTGAAGGAGAACCTCATCCTGCTGCAGATGCCGCTGCAGACAGTAAAGACACGGCGGACGAAAAGATGGAGG TGATAAAAAAGTTGGTTGCAG AGGGCCAGCTTGACCATGCGGTGCTACTGCAGGTGATTAAGGAGCAACAAGAGCAACATAAGAGACTTCTAGATCAGCAAGAAAAACTACTGGCTGTCATAGAAGAGCAACACAAGGAAATCCACCAGAAAATACCCGCTG gtgctgCTGAGGGCGAGGCAGAGAAAGGCTTCCAGGAGCACCTGGAGGTGATGGAAGGTGGAGCAGCAAAGCCCAAAGACTCTGGACCGGTCCCAGAGCTGAAGCCTGCCAAGGAGGCAGctggagctgaagctggagttCCACAGGGTGGAGTGGTCCAGAATCAAGCTCAGGCTGTGGATAAAGTCGCTGTGGCTGGGACACCTAAAGCAGTCGTCCCAGCTGCTTACAAGGAGGATTCCCACGTTTCACCTGGAGGAGAGGGTCAGAAACAGATCGAGCTGGGAGCGAGGGGAGTGCCACTGGGAAAGAAAAGATCTGATGACCATCAACCTGTGATTAAAAACGATCCTGCAGCTCAACTTAAAGACGAAGAAAAACTCCTCGATAATGAAAACCAGATAAATGTTAAACAGATAGAGAAAGAAGTGCAGGCAAGGGTGGAAAAAGAACGActggaaagggaggaaaaagaaaagctggtcaaagagaaggaaagagcaGAGAGTGAAAGGATAGAGAAAGAAGTGCAGGCAAGGGTGGAAAAAGAACGActggaaagagaggaaaaagaaaagctggtCAAAGAGCAGCAGTTGGAGAAGGAAAGATTAGAGAAAGAAAGGATAGAGAAAGAAGTGCAGGCAAGGGTGGAAAATGAACGACTggacagggagaggagagataaGCTGGCCAGAGAACAGGAgctagagaaagagagagcagaaagagagaaacagcaaaAAGCTGCCGAGATACAGAAAGCAGACAATGAATTACTTGAGAgaatgaggaaagaaaaggaggcagaggaggctcGAGAGAGGCTGGCCCAGCTGAAGCCAGCCATAGAAGAGGCTGAAAAGGCTGCTGTACAGGGACCTGAGAGAGAAGACGGCGAAGCTTTGATGAAAGGAGGACGAGACCTCAAAGAGAAAGTTGCAGCTCAGCCGAGCCCCAGAGAAGGTGCAGAAGACAGAGCTGTCAAATCCGAGGCTCACCCCCAGGGCTCCCACGAGAAAGTCAGGGACCAGGGAGAGATGGATCTGAGGCGGAGGCGCAGGGCGGTGGGACCTAAAGAGGCTGGAGGGCCCCCGGAGGACACTGGGGCGTCTAGGGGGGTGCCTGGCCTGGAGCCCCTGCTGCAGCTGGGGGGCTCGAACCTGCACGCTGccctggaggagcagctgctggcCGGGGCCATGGTGCACTCGCGGCAGATTAAACAGGCCTCAGAGGACGAGAGAGCGAAATAA